One genomic segment of Desulfomicrobium sp. ZS1 includes these proteins:
- a CDS encoding DHA2 family efflux MFS transporter permease subunit — protein sequence MASAPATGKWLITLSVMIPTLLEILDTSIANVALGHIQGSLSAGQDEVTWVLTSYLVANAVVIPMSGWLARIMGRKNYLMLSVTVFTLASMLCGLAQSLETLVLFRIIQGLGGGGLQPMSQAILLETFPPRQRGLAMAIFAMGAVLGPILGPLLGGYITDNYSWIWIFYINVPIGIVALMMCWTFIFDPPYQERRVVGEKVDYMGLALLSVGLGCLQVVLDKGQGEDWFASEQIVILSVLAAICLTTLVWWELRQENPIINLRIFRVRNFAAGNVVMFFGFFAFFGSIVLLPMYLQNLMGYTSYLAGLVLGPSGAIMLLLLPFVGKLTEKIDARLLLCFGLTVSGLSLVYMSRFTLQIDIGTAIMGRNIQAIGIAFFFVPLSYLTMAYIPRERMNNASALFNLLRNLGGSFGTAFVTTVLARRAQVHQHHLVEHLTPYDTPFIQAREALSSVLNLDPMAAAGMIYRYAQQQAAYMAYVDVFHLQALFFFSLAVFMWIIRRPDHGTHLPEGMH from the coding sequence ATGGCCTCCGCACCCGCCACGGGCAAATGGCTGATCACCTTGAGCGTCATGATCCCGACGCTGCTGGAGATCCTCGACACCTCCATCGCCAACGTGGCCCTGGGGCACATCCAGGGCTCCCTTTCCGCCGGACAGGACGAGGTGACCTGGGTCCTGACCTCCTACCTGGTGGCCAACGCCGTGGTCATTCCCATGAGCGGCTGGCTGGCACGGATCATGGGCCGTAAGAACTATCTCATGCTCTCGGTGACGGTCTTCACCCTGGCCTCCATGCTCTGCGGACTGGCCCAGAGCCTCGAAACCTTGGTCCTGTTCCGGATTATCCAGGGCCTCGGCGGCGGGGGCTTGCAGCCCATGTCCCAGGCCATCCTGCTTGAAACCTTTCCGCCCCGGCAGCGCGGGCTGGCCATGGCCATCTTCGCCATGGGCGCGGTGCTGGGCCCCATTCTGGGGCCGCTTCTGGGCGGATACATCACGGACAACTATTCCTGGATCTGGATCTTTTATATCAACGTGCCCATTGGCATCGTGGCCCTCATGATGTGCTGGACCTTCATCTTCGATCCTCCCTATCAGGAGCGCCGCGTGGTCGGGGAAAAGGTCGACTACATGGGGCTGGCCCTCTTGTCCGTGGGCCTCGGGTGCTTGCAGGTCGTGCTGGACAAGGGCCAGGGCGAGGATTGGTTCGCTTCGGAGCAGATCGTCATCCTGAGCGTCCTGGCTGCGATCTGTCTGACCACCCTGGTGTGGTGGGAGTTGCGGCAGGAGAATCCGATCATCAACCTGCGCATTTTCCGGGTCCGCAATTTCGCGGCCGGAAACGTGGTCATGTTCTTCGGATTCTTCGCGTTTTTCGGGTCCATCGTGCTTTTGCCCATGTATCTGCAGAATCTGATGGGCTACACGTCCTATCTGGCGGGTTTGGTGCTGGGGCCGAGCGGGGCCATCATGCTGCTCCTGCTGCCCTTTGTGGGCAAGCTCACGGAAAAGATCGACGCGCGTCTGCTGCTCTGTTTCGGACTGACCGTGTCTGGGCTGTCCCTGGTGTACATGTCCCGGTTCACCCTGCAGATCGACATCGGCACGGCCATCATGGGCCGCAACATCCAGGCCATCGGCATCGCCTTTTTCTTCGTGCCCCTGTCCTATCTGACCATGGCCTACATCCCGCGCGAGCGCATGAACAACGCCTCGGCCCTCTTCAACCTGCTGCGCAACCTGGGCGGTTCGTTCGGAACGGCCTTTGTGACCACGGTCCTGGCCCGCCGGGCGCAGGTGCACCAGCATCATCTGGTTGAACACCTTACGCCTTACGACACACCGTTCATCCAGGCCCGGGAGGCTCTCTCCTCCGTCCTGAATCTTGACCCCATGGCGGCCGCCGGCATGATCTACCGCTATGCCCAGCAGCAGGCCGCCTACATGGCCTACGTGGATGTCTTCCATCTGCAGGCCCTGTTCTTCTTCAGCCTGGCGGTCTTCATGTGGATCATCCGCAGGCCCGATCACGGAACGCACCTACCCGAAGGAATGCACTAA
- a CDS encoding HlyD family secretion protein has protein sequence MTSNSNVPVTNGRVGRKRYIMLAVLLALTAFGAVQYVRSMGRVSTDDAFVDGRIYQITPRVDGYIVEDLVEDNQLVEEGQPLMALDPVGYEVGVAQARADLATAEAQLASLRKSVPLQISQTEFQVTGARAQRDSLLRGLDQARLEEAAAGQLVLQAEAELRNAELNFNRLSTLSEEGIIAQSVFDEAQSALDSARAKAGAARDRARAAGRNVASLSEDVARLRANIGLAQTGHEVASIKDLEVAAQEARVELARQKVRKAELDLGYTRILAPARGHVTKKKIQAGQIVAAGQPVMALVPLNPEQLWVTANFKETQLEKVRPGQRVTLVVDTFSGREFTGRVESVMAGTGAVFSLFPPENAMGNYVKVVQRIPVKIVLDPVNATEPLRLGMSVVPTIHLD, from the coding sequence ATGACCTCCAATTCGAATGTTCCCGTGACCAATGGCCGTGTCGGTCGCAAACGCTACATCATGCTGGCGGTGCTCCTTGCGCTCACCGCTTTCGGGGCCGTGCAGTACGTACGCAGCATGGGACGGGTGTCCACGGATGACGCATTTGTCGATGGCCGCATCTATCAGATCACGCCGCGCGTGGATGGCTATATCGTTGAGGACCTGGTCGAGGACAATCAGCTGGTGGAGGAGGGGCAGCCGCTCATGGCCCTTGATCCCGTCGGCTACGAGGTCGGCGTGGCCCAGGCCCGCGCCGATCTGGCCACGGCCGAGGCGCAGCTTGCTTCCCTGCGCAAGAGCGTGCCGTTGCAGATAAGCCAGACCGAATTCCAGGTCACGGGCGCGCGTGCCCAGCGCGACAGCCTGCTGCGCGGTCTGGATCAGGCCCGGCTGGAAGAGGCGGCGGCGGGCCAGCTGGTGTTGCAGGCCGAGGCCGAACTCAGGAACGCGGAACTCAATTTCAACCGCTTGTCGACCTTGAGCGAGGAAGGGATCATCGCCCAGTCCGTATTCGACGAGGCCCAGTCCGCGCTGGACAGCGCCAGGGCGAAGGCCGGCGCGGCCCGTGACCGGGCCCGGGCCGCAGGGCGCAATGTGGCGTCTTTGAGCGAGGACGTGGCCCGCTTGCGGGCCAATATCGGCCTGGCCCAGACCGGGCATGAGGTCGCTTCCATCAAGGACCTGGAAGTGGCGGCGCAGGAGGCGCGGGTGGAACTTGCCCGGCAGAAGGTGCGCAAGGCCGAGCTTGATCTTGGCTACACGCGCATTCTGGCTCCGGCCCGGGGGCATGTGACCAAGAAAAAGATTCAGGCGGGGCAGATTGTGGCTGCGGGCCAGCCGGTCATGGCCCTGGTGCCGCTGAACCCAGAACAGCTCTGGGTCACGGCCAATTTCAAGGAGACCCAGTTGGAAAAGGTCCGTCCGGGGCAGCGCGTGACCCTGGTCGTGGACACGTTTTCCGGGCGTGAGTTCACGGGCCGGGTGGAGTCGGTCATGGCCGGGACGGGCGCTGTTTTTTCCCTGTTTCCGCCCGAGAACGCCATGGGCAACTACGTCAAGGTCGTACAGCGCATTCCCGTCAAGATCGTTCTCGATCCGGTCAACGCCACCGAGCCGCTGCGGCTGGGCATGAGCGTGGTTCCGACCATCCATCTGGACTAG
- a CDS encoding DEAD/DEAH box helicase encodes MSEASVAELLAKVEATPWLAVDIAGRRFFPPQAPRFAVPERPWPAPVQRGLDLLGVRELYEHQVRAVDLIRAGSHVVVATPTASGKSLIYNLPVLEACHADRRTRALYLFPLKALAQDQRRALDSLAASIFPTPTSAIYDGDTTASQRLRIRKNPPSVLFTNPDMLHLGILPSHEKWSEFFANLKFVVVDEVHTYRGVMGSHMAWVFRRLVRLCRLYGASPTFVCSSATIANPKELASALTGLPMSAVLEGTAASPPKHMLLINGVDGAVRKAIGLLQESMALGLRTIVYCKSRRMTELIALWAGERDGPDKERICAYRAGFLPEERREIEARLSCGELLAVVSTSALELGIDIGGLDVCILVGYPGSIMASLQRSGRVGRGGREAATFLIGHEDALDQYFMHHPDEFFALKPEPAVINPDNPVIAGRHLQCAAAEASLHVDDPLVGENPGLIAELVRDGQLLQSRDGLEFFSKVRQPHRGVALRGTGSTVVIMDMDSGERIGLVDGFRAVLETHPGAVYLHRGVAYVVVDLDLQAGMAKARRAKVSYYTRVRHEKSTEIVEVSVSRPVFGAMVSLGRLKVTDQVTGYDRISTRGGRNLGTVPLDMEPLVFETRGVWIAIPESVRRSVEAEMAHFMGGIHALEHAAIGMMPLLVMTDRNDLGGISIPFHPQVGSAAVFIYDGLPGGCGLAEQAYAEYETLLERAMGVIRDCACENGCPACVHSPKCGSGNRPIAKGAALMVLEGVMTGAASETFGEMSPAAGGHDAHRTLPAGLGNEDVGDAHAQGARLPEGFRFAVLDLETRRSAQEVGGWHRADLMGVSCVVVYDSASGDFRDYLQEDVPRLVGDLVEFDMVVGFNILKFDYAVLGGLSRFDFSSLPTLDLLGNIHEILGYRLSLDHLARETLGEAKSASGLQALAWWKQGRIADIIAYCRQDVAVTRDLFLFGLRHGHLIFRNKAEKTVRLPVDWRPKK; translated from the coding sequence ATGAGCGAGGCCTCTGTTGCCGAGTTGCTGGCCAAGGTGGAGGCTACCCCTTGGTTGGCCGTGGATATCGCCGGGCGTCGTTTTTTTCCGCCGCAGGCTCCGCGATTTGCCGTCCCCGAGCGGCCCTGGCCGGCCCCGGTGCAGCGCGGCCTCGATTTGCTGGGCGTGCGGGAACTCTACGAGCATCAGGTTCGGGCCGTTGATCTGATCCGCGCGGGCAGCCATGTGGTTGTGGCCACGCCCACGGCCAGCGGCAAGTCCCTCATTTACAATCTGCCCGTCCTTGAAGCCTGCCACGCCGACCGCCGGACCCGCGCCCTGTATCTCTTTCCTTTGAAAGCCCTGGCCCAGGACCAGCGCCGGGCCCTGGACTCCCTGGCTGCAAGCATCTTTCCCACGCCCACGTCGGCCATCTACGACGGGGACACTACGGCCTCGCAGCGCTTACGTATTCGCAAAAATCCGCCAAGCGTCCTCTTCACCAACCCGGATATGCTCCATCTGGGGATTCTGCCCAGCCATGAAAAATGGTCGGAATTTTTCGCCAACCTGAAGTTCGTGGTCGTGGATGAAGTGCACACCTATCGCGGCGTCATGGGCTCGCACATGGCCTGGGTTTTTCGCCGTCTGGTCCGCCTGTGCCGACTGTACGGGGCAAGCCCGACCTTTGTCTGCTCTTCGGCGACCATCGCCAACCCCAAGGAGCTGGCTTCCGCCCTGACCGGACTCCCCATGAGCGCGGTGCTTGAGGGCACGGCCGCCAGTCCGCCGAAACACATGCTGCTCATAAACGGCGTGGACGGAGCCGTCCGCAAGGCCATTGGCCTCTTGCAAGAGTCCATGGCGTTGGGCCTGCGGACCATCGTCTATTGCAAATCACGTCGCATGACCGAGCTTATCGCCCTCTGGGCGGGTGAGCGTGACGGGCCGGATAAGGAGCGCATCTGCGCCTACCGGGCCGGCTTTCTGCCGGAGGAGCGGCGCGAGATCGAGGCCCGCCTTTCTTGCGGAGAGCTGCTGGCCGTGGTTTCCACCAGCGCCCTGGAGCTTGGCATCGACATCGGCGGGCTCGATGTGTGCATTCTGGTCGGTTACCCCGGCTCCATCATGGCCAGCCTGCAGCGGTCGGGCCGGGTGGGGCGCGGTGGACGCGAGGCCGCGACCTTCCTGATCGGACACGAGGATGCCCTCGATCAGTATTTTATGCATCATCCCGATGAGTTTTTTGCGCTCAAGCCCGAACCGGCGGTCATCAATCCGGACAATCCGGTCATCGCCGGCAGGCACCTGCAGTGCGCGGCGGCAGAGGCCTCGCTGCACGTGGACGATCCATTGGTCGGCGAAAATCCGGGACTCATCGCGGAGTTGGTGCGCGACGGACAACTCCTGCAGAGCCGGGACGGGCTGGAATTCTTTTCCAAGGTCAGGCAGCCGCATCGCGGCGTGGCCCTGCGCGGCACGGGCTCGACCGTGGTCATCATGGATATGGACAGCGGCGAGCGCATCGGACTGGTGGATGGGTTTCGCGCGGTGCTCGAAACGCATCCGGGGGCGGTCTATCTGCACCGGGGCGTGGCCTACGTGGTCGTCGATCTGGACCTTCAGGCCGGGATGGCGAAGGCGCGGCGGGCCAAGGTCTCCTACTACACCCGCGTCCGGCACGAGAAGAGCACGGAGATCGTGGAGGTGAGCGTCTCCCGGCCCGTGTTCGGGGCCATGGTCAGCCTCGGGCGGCTTAAGGTCACGGACCAGGTCACGGGGTACGACCGCATCAGCACGCGCGGCGGCCGGAACCTGGGCACGGTGCCCCTTGATATGGAGCCCCTGGTCTTCGAGACCAGGGGGGTCTGGATCGCCATTCCGGAGTCCGTGAGGCGGTCGGTCGAGGCAGAGATGGCGCATTTCATGGGCGGCATCCATGCCCTGGAGCATGCGGCCATCGGCATGATGCCTCTTCTGGTCATGACGGATAGGAACGACCTGGGCGGAATCTCCATTCCGTTTCATCCTCAAGTCGGGTCCGCGGCCGTGTTTATTTATGACGGCTTGCCCGGCGGATGCGGGCTGGCCGAGCAGGCCTACGCCGAATACGAGACGTTGCTGGAGCGCGCCATGGGCGTGATCCGGGACTGTGCGTGCGAGAACGGGTGTCCGGCCTGCGTGCATTCGCCCAAATGCGGCTCCGGCAACAGGCCCATCGCCAAGGGCGCGGCCTTGATGGTGCTGGAGGGCGTGATGACCGGGGCCGCGTCTGAGACTTTTGGGGAAATGTCTCCGGCGGCCGGGGGGCATGATGCCCACCGGACCCTCCCGGCGGGGTTGGGAAATGAAGACGTCGGGGATGCGCATGCGCAGGGGGCGAGGCTGCCGGAGGGGTTTCGGTTCGCGGTGCTGGATCTGGAGACGCGGCGTTCGGCCCAGGAGGTGGGCGGTTGGCACCGGGCCGACCTGATGGGGGTCAGTTGCGTGGTGGTTTATGACTCAGCCAGCGGGGATTTTCGTGACTACCTGCAGGAGGATGTGCCGCGTTTGGTCGGGGACCTGGTGGAGTTCGACATGGTGGTGGGTTTCAATATTCTCAAGTTCGACTACGCGGTGCTCGGCGGCTTGAGCCGCTTCGACTTTTCCTCTCTGCCCACGCTCGACCTTCTGGGAAACATTCACGAGATTTTGGGCTATCGCCTGTCCCTGGACCATCTGGCCCGCGAAACGCTGGGCGAAGCCAAGAGCGCAAGCGGCTTGCAGGCCCTTGCCTGGTGGAAACAGGGGCGTATCGCCGACATCATCGCCTATTGCCGCCAGGACGTGGCCGTGACTCGCGACCTTTTTCTTTTCGGCCTGCGGCATGGGCATCTCATTTTCCGCAACAAGGCGGAAAAGACCGTGCGCCTGCCCGTGGACTGGCGTCCCAAAAAGTAG
- a CDS encoding sigma-54 dependent transcriptional regulator produces the protein MGNHILIIDDEKNYLLVLEAILEEEGYTVTALGDPAMAMTYLDESEVDVVITDMKMPGMTGQQVLETVRKRHPHVPVMIMTAFGTIDRAVEAMKSGAFDYITKPFSNDEILLSVGKAMKLSHAEQQNRLLRESLAEKFGKETIIGNSKPIQDVLTLAGKVAPTRSNVLVTGESGTGKELVARAIHIASDRKDMPFISVNCMSLNPGVLESELFGHEKGSFTGAMALKRGRFELAQGGTLFLDEIGELSQEMQVKLLRVLQERVIERVGGTETIAVDFRLVAATNKNLQEEIVAGRFREDLFYRLNVVNIHLPPLRERREDIPILASHFLRKFSLENNRQVQGFTPGAIDYLSAYEWPGNVRQLENVIERCVVLSNRDVIDVDDLPPELRDEEMQFKSAVDLLPLKVNLSETLEKIEAALIRRAMVHSGFVQVKTAELLDVSKSLLQYKLKKYKITAKT, from the coding sequence ATGGGCAATCACATACTGATTATTGACGATGAGAAAAACTATCTCCTGGTTCTGGAGGCCATCCTCGAAGAGGAGGGCTACACGGTCACGGCCCTGGGCGATCCGGCCATGGCCATGACCTATCTTGACGAATCCGAGGTCGACGTGGTCATCACCGACATGAAAATGCCCGGCATGACCGGACAGCAGGTTTTGGAGACGGTGCGCAAGCGCCATCCGCATGTTCCGGTCATGATCATGACGGCCTTCGGGACCATTGATCGCGCCGTGGAAGCCATGAAGAGCGGGGCGTTCGACTACATCACCAAGCCCTTTTCCAATGACGAGATCCTGCTCTCGGTGGGCAAGGCCATGAAGCTCTCCCATGCTGAGCAGCAAAATCGGCTGCTGCGTGAGAGTCTGGCCGAAAAATTCGGCAAGGAGACCATCATCGGCAACTCCAAGCCCATCCAGGACGTTCTGACCCTGGCCGGCAAGGTGGCGCCGACGCGTAGCAACGTGCTGGTCACGGGCGAGTCCGGCACGGGCAAGGAGCTGGTGGCCCGGGCCATCCATATTGCCTCGGACCGCAAGGACATGCCGTTTATCTCGGTCAACTGTATGTCGCTGAATCCGGGCGTGCTGGAAAGCGAGCTGTTCGGGCACGAGAAGGGCTCCTTCACCGGGGCCATGGCCCTCAAACGCGGCCGCTTCGAACTGGCCCAGGGCGGGACCCTTTTTCTGGATGAGATCGGCGAGCTGTCCCAGGAGATGCAGGTCAAGCTGCTGCGCGTGCTGCAGGAGCGGGTCATCGAGCGGGTCGGCGGGACCGAGACCATTGCCGTGGATTTCAGGCTGGTCGCGGCCACCAACAAGAACCTGCAGGAGGAGATCGTGGCCGGCAGGTTCCGCGAAGATCTTTTCTATCGCCTGAACGTGGTTAACATCCATCTGCCGCCCCTGCGCGAGCGGCGCGAGGACATCCCCATTCTGGCCAGCCATTTCCTGCGCAAGTTTTCACTCGAGAACAACCGGCAGGTCCAGGGCTTCACTCCCGGGGCCATTGACTATCTGTCCGCCTACGAATGGCCGGGCAACGTGCGCCAGTTGGAGAACGTCATCGAGCGCTGCGTGGTTCTCAGCAACCGCGACGTGATCGATGTGGACGACCTGCCGCCGGAACTTCGCGACGAGGAGATGCAGTTCAAGAGCGCCGTGGATCTTTTGCCGCTGAAGGTCAATCTGTCCGAAACCCTGGAAAAGATCGAGGCGGCCCTCATCCGCCGCGCCATGGTTCATTCCGGATTCGTTCAGGTCAAGACGGCGGAGCTCCTCGACGTGTCCAAGAGCCTGCTGCAGTACAAGCTCAAGAAATACAAGATCACGGCCAAGACCTGA
- a CDS encoding histidine kinase dimerization/phospho-acceptor domain-containing protein produces the protein MKLNPFRVDPAHPFQLVKFLSISTLVLILASSSLMSVFMTNYAKSALLKKNQAFARLLAENLNHQIYRRFTLPVVLGFGRVELKRKDQYERLEQVIESTIHSFHVLDLRIYDEQNEVAFSTDVKQVGNNELGGEAVQAAIDSGKISFELLNSLSIWDVLVGINLEDGDVVLRTVYPLRAERDLRFRDQPGPLLGILELTQDITSDYETVLHLQRLIILTTFMGSAALYGLIFFLIRKADRVLDERLRDKDRLEKELLQNEKLASMGRMVASIAHEIRNPLGIIRSSAELLLKRQKAEGGTNVKMLEAIFHESKRLSQTVNDFLDYARPRQPSLEDVDLEKVVRHAVGFLTQEGQEHGVVVESSLAAEYVVQGDRDLLYRGFYNLISNAIQACDDGGQVRIMPVCHEGQKAVLVQDTGTGFDSKQLDRYVEPFFTTKDTGTGLGLAITSSIFQIHGAEMILRNGPHGGAEALVVFSEHC, from the coding sequence ATGAAGCTCAATCCCTTTCGCGTAGATCCGGCCCATCCTTTCCAACTGGTAAAATTCTTGTCCATCAGCACGCTGGTGCTGATTTTGGCGTCCAGCAGTCTCATGTCGGTGTTCATGACCAATTACGCCAAGAGCGCGCTGCTGAAGAAAAATCAGGCGTTTGCCAGGCTATTGGCCGAGAACCTCAATCATCAAATCTACAGACGTTTCACCTTGCCGGTAGTGCTCGGCTTCGGGCGGGTGGAGCTCAAACGCAAGGATCAGTACGAACGCTTGGAGCAGGTCATCGAATCGACCATCCACTCCTTTCATGTGCTTGATCTGCGTATCTACGACGAGCAGAACGAGGTCGCTTTCAGCACCGATGTCAAACAGGTCGGGAACAACGAATTGGGCGGCGAGGCCGTGCAGGCGGCAATAGACAGCGGCAAGATCAGCTTTGAGTTGCTGAACTCTTTAAGCATCTGGGACGTGCTTGTCGGCATCAATCTCGAAGACGGGGACGTGGTGCTGCGCACGGTGTATCCGCTGCGAGCCGAGCGGGATCTGCGTTTCCGGGATCAGCCCGGGCCGCTTCTGGGCATTCTCGAATTAACCCAGGACATCACCAGCGATTATGAAACCGTGCTGCATCTGCAGCGGCTCATTATCCTGACCACGTTCATGGGCTCTGCCGCCCTTTATGGACTGATCTTTTTTCTCATCCGCAAGGCCGACCGCGTGCTCGATGAAAGGCTGCGGGACAAGGATCGCCTGGAAAAGGAATTGCTCCAGAACGAAAAACTGGCCTCCATGGGACGCATGGTGGCCAGCATCGCGCATGAAATCCGCAATCCTCTGGGTATCATCCGCAGCAGTGCGGAGCTTTTGCTCAAACGGCAAAAGGCCGAAGGCGGAACCAACGTGAAGATGCTGGAGGCCATTTTTCACGAGTCCAAGCGTTTGAGCCAGACCGTAAACGATTTTCTTGACTATGCGAGGCCGCGCCAACCGTCCCTGGAAGATGTCGATCTGGAGAAGGTCGTGCGCCATGCCGTGGGATTTTTGACCCAGGAGGGGCAGGAGCACGGGGTGGTGGTGGAAAGCTCGCTGGCGGCGGAATATGTGGTCCAGGGAGACCGGGATCTTTTGTATCGCGGTTTTTACAACCTGATCAGCAACGCAATCCAGGCCTGCGACGATGGCGGGCAGGTGCGCATCATGCCGGTCTGTCATGAGGGCCAGAAGGCCGTGCTGGTGCAGGACACCGGCACCGGCTTCGACTCCAAACAGCTGGACCGCTACGTCGAACCTTTTTTCACGACCAAGGATACGGGCACGGGCCTTGGCCTTGCCATAACAAGTTCCATTTTTCAGATTCACGGCGCGGAAATGATCCTCAGGAACGGTCCCCACGGTGGGGCCGAAGCCTTGGTGGTTTTTTCCGAGCATTGCTAG
- the pgi gene encoding glucose-6-phosphate isomerase, which produces MIDQSAPWKALREHVSDLVPMRELFERDPGRFDRFSAEGAGLFLDYSKNRVTDTTMNLLFDLAGEADVAGRIEAMFSGRRINTTENRAVLHVALRADADQTILVDGINVVEQVQAVLDQMEVFTAKVRSGEWKGRTDERITDVVNIGIGGSDLGPRMVTAALDYYRQPDLNFHFVSNIDGTHIAQVLGRVRPESTLFIIASKTFTTQETLTNAHTARDWFLGSGAAQADVAKHFVALSTNEPAVKDFGIDPANMFAFWDWVGGRYSLWSCIGMSIALAVGMENFRELLAGAREMDRHFRTAPFEQNIPVILALLGVWYRNFYGLEAHAVLPYDQYLALLPAYLQQADMESNGKGVTRDGIPVTYATGPILWGEPGTNGQHAFYQLLHQGTTVVPCDFLVAVNPLHEVGEHHTILLANFLAQTEALMRGRTLAEAEGELASLAPEARAALAPHKTFPGNRPSNSLVYERLTPRVLGSLISMYEHKIFVQGVIWGINSFDQMGVELGKQLAGVILPELRGGTVAGHDASTLGLIRYCLDRRTA; this is translated from the coding sequence GTGATTGACCAGTCCGCCCCTTGGAAAGCTCTGCGCGAACACGTCTCGGACCTGGTGCCCATGCGGGAGCTTTTTGAGCGCGATCCGGGCCGTTTCGACCGTTTCTCGGCGGAAGGCGCCGGTCTTTTTCTGGATTATTCCAAGAACAGGGTCACGGACACGACCATGAACCTGCTTTTTGATCTGGCCGGCGAGGCCGACGTGGCCGGGCGGATCGAGGCCATGTTTTCCGGGAGGCGGATCAACACCACGGAGAATCGGGCCGTGCTGCATGTGGCTCTGCGGGCGGATGCGGACCAGACCATTCTCGTTGACGGGATAAACGTGGTCGAGCAGGTGCAGGCGGTACTGGACCAGATGGAGGTATTCACGGCCAAGGTCCGCTCCGGCGAATGGAAAGGCCGCACGGACGAGCGCATAACGGACGTGGTTAACATTGGCATCGGCGGTTCGGACCTGGGGCCTCGTATGGTCACGGCGGCGCTTGATTACTACCGTCAGCCCGATTTGAACTTTCATTTCGTGTCCAACATCGACGGCACGCACATCGCTCAGGTGCTGGGCAGGGTCCGCCCCGAGAGCACGCTGTTCATCATAGCCTCCAAGACCTTCACCACCCAGGAGACCCTGACCAACGCGCATACCGCCCGCGACTGGTTCCTTGGCAGCGGCGCGGCGCAGGCCGATGTGGCCAAGCATTTCGTGGCCTTGTCCACCAATGAGCCCGCGGTCAAAGACTTCGGCATCGACCCGGCCAACATGTTCGCCTTCTGGGACTGGGTCGGGGGACGCTATTCCCTGTGGTCCTGTATCGGCATGTCCATCGCCCTGGCCGTGGGCATGGAGAATTTTCGCGAGCTTCTGGCCGGCGCCAGGGAGATGGACAGGCATTTCCGCACAGCGCCCTTTGAACAGAACATCCCCGTGATCCTGGCGCTTCTGGGCGTGTGGTACCGCAATTTTTACGGCCTTGAGGCCCATGCCGTGCTGCCCTATGATCAGTACCTGGCGTTGCTGCCCGCGTATCTGCAGCAGGCGGACATGGAGAGCAACGGCAAGGGCGTGACCCGGGATGGAATACCCGTGACCTACGCCACTGGCCCGATCCTGTGGGGCGAACCCGGCACCAACGGCCAGCATGCCTTTTACCAGCTTTTGCATCAGGGCACGACGGTCGTGCCCTGCGATTTTCTGGTCGCGGTCAATCCGCTGCATGAGGTTGGCGAGCATCACACCATCCTGCTGGCCAATTTTCTGGCCCAGACCGAGGCCCTCATGCGTGGGCGCACCCTGGCCGAAGCTGAAGGGGAGCTGGCGAGTCTCGCGCCCGAAGCCCGGGCGGCACTGGCCCCGCACAAGACATTTCCCGGCAACCGACCGAGCAACTCGCTGGTCTATGAACGCCTCACCCCGCGCGTGCTGGGTAGTCTGATCTCCATGTACGAGCACAAGATTTTCGTGCAGGGCGTTATCTGGGGGATCAATTCCTTTGATCAGATGGGCGTGGAGCTGGGCAAGCAACTGGCGGGGGTGATTCTGCCGGAACTTCGCGGCGGGACGGTGGCCGGGCACGATGCGTCGACCCTGGGCCTCATCCGTTACTGTCTTGACCGGCGCACAGCGTAG